Part of the Prionailurus bengalensis isolate Pbe53 chromosome B3, Fcat_Pben_1.1_paternal_pri, whole genome shotgun sequence genome is shown below.
TTCCATGGATAATGAGTCGAATGAGACAGGATAGCATGGTGCCCAAGCCTCAGTGCCAGTGGGAGCAGTAATTTGGTCTCTACCACCTCATTCAGACTGGGAGCCTCCAGCTGTGGGTGGTTCTGCATTGTTTGAATTCCTCCTGGAGGCTCAGGGTTGACAGCCACTGTTCTGGGAGCCACAGCTGACCTAGGAGGCTCATGTCGCATGCTAGATTTTACAACCTGGCTCTAGCAATGCTAAAATCATGGAGACTAAAGGCAGAGGTGATTCTAGGGACTGCCAGTTGGCTCCTCAAATGTTCCCCTGAACTGTCCACCTCTCTCCTTTATGTAGTGGTGTGGCTCAAATGAAGTCACTGGAAACTTGAAAGGAAAAAGTGGAGTTGCAGATGAATGCAGAGGGGTGTAGTTACTTACCTGAGAGCCCTGGTCATCATTCCTTTAGTCTGATCAATTTAAAACACAGGCCAATTTACAGCTGGTGGAGTGGAAAGGTATCATCAAGCACTGCCCTCTGGGTGCCTTCTTGCCAAATGACCTCATGTAATTCTACCCACTGAAAACAGAGCTGCGAATTTTGTTCCCAGCCCTTCCTGTCCCACATACAGTTTGAGTGGGTCCATATCGTGGGTACTTCTGCACATTTTCTAATACCATAGCTTGCTGTCTGAAAGTCACTCTGCTAAAAAAGTGGACACCTTAgtgttagattttaaaatttttatcaggggcacttggatggctcaagtcagttaagcgtctgcctcttggtttcggctcaggtcatgatctcacagtttgaatttgagccctgcatcggactctgcactgacagtgtggagcctgcttgggattctctctctccccctctgtctctcaaaataaataaacttaaaaaatatatcaaatctgggcatttccattattttcatgtgactttttctattttgttttttacaaaaagtATTTAGAAACTCCAATACTAGTGGGCTATTTAAATTTGTGCcctagtttccttatttgtaaaataggaattgTGATGGTATCTATCTCATAAGGTGGCTGTTATGATAGTAAACTTAAGACATTTGGCATAGTACCTAAACCACagtaaatgaccaataaacaaTCACCTGtccttattttaaatgcattgtaTTCCTGGAAACTACTCTTCTGAAGTTACTTGTCATTCATAGAACAAAATAGTATCTATCCACGCAACTTTGAATTTATCAATGAGGTGTCACCTTCCAAAGTCCTGAGTGAGTCAGTGCCGTGGggatgaaatatatatgtgtttactAGGCAGCATCAGAAGAGCAAAGCTGTGAAATGGGAAGAAGTAGAAATTGGGTTACTTACATATTCTCTTCAGTCTCTATTCCATTTTCTCAGAGCTGCCCTTCAGCGTATTTATGGAAACATTAATTAAGACTCCGATTCATTTATACACTATTAGATTGATGTGGAAGTTTCTGGGGACTAGATGCAATTATGTTACTCAGTAAGACTGGTAGTCTCCATTGTTTTATCTTTAGCTGAATGGCTTCTTATTGACCGAATTAAAAATCATAGTTTTAGTAATTCCATTTACATCACAAAGAATCAAAAATAGGCAACCCTTCCCTAAGTTGAATGGGTTGCACTGATGTCACCATccttattgtgataaaatattacTAATCACATCTTAACACattttccctccacctccctcccacctagTTTTATTCATTGGAAGGGGATGGTGGAGTTACAGTACCTAAAGCATTTTGGGGcatcaaattaaatatttctaaagtatCTTTAATCTGGCCTCTTCATTTAAATCTTACTTTAGTATAAGCATTAACAGTGCAACTACACATATGGTCACAAATGGGTGTAGGAATGATTTGAAGAGTTTGTTGCCACTATATTGAGATTCCCAACCTTGCCATCGCTCTTAAATGGTTCTGATACATTTATAGGTTTGCAAATGACTATATAAAAGAAATCAGCTAATAAGTCTAAGTGGAAATCAGGTAATATTTGAAAATGGTGGTTAATGATATACTTCTTATAGTTATTCTTGGGTTTGCTTTCatgaaatttgaatatatttgaatacatacatatatccttTATTATAAATGCTAGTAATATGAAGAATAATGGAAGTATAGGGTTAGGAAATGGCTTTAGTCAATATAAATGTGATGAATATGATTCATGCAAGTAATTGATAGCCCTAATGATcctttcaaagtttatttctatatatttggcAGTGGCTATTTGTTCAAAAGATTTGTTTATTCTATCATATGCATTtatactacttaaaaataaaatttcgtGAATTATTTAAGCAATTACAGTTATCATTCACTATAAGAGCTGATAACTAGTCAGGTCTAGTTAAATTATAAACTTTATACTTTATTAATAATATCCGTAAGACTAAAATTGCTCAAAAGTTGATTCTTCACTGATGTCAGTGAAAAGCTTTAGtgtttccagcttttttcttctttggcctaTTGTTTAATTTGGATTGAGATAAATCTTGCTATACCTCTGTTGACAAAGAGCATGGTGTTCTACCACATTGGTAATTTTATAGCCAGAGGTAGAAATTTTGCTAAtgtaaaaaaatgcttttgtcaGATACAGGGATTATCCTACTTACTTTTCCCTCTCCAGGTCCCCATACACTAAAATAGGTGATGCAAGATGTCATAAAATGTGCATGAAGTGTCTTGGAGCTAAGAGAAAGACTCAGGTAAAGTTTGGGGAAGAGCAGACGGAGAAACTCAGCCCAAACTTACTCTGTAGGTTCCAAATGATTCTTCATCTCTAGACAGTCTTTGACAGACCTTCAGCAGTCTTAGCCAGAATCCCCAAAGGGACCCTTCCCTCAACCCAACTTACAGGGCAGCTAAATGTTCTGGTCAAGTTTAGACCCATGGTTATCAACTAGGAgcaataattctttgttttgagGTGCCCTGTGTTGTAGGATGGTTAGTGGCATCCCTAGCCTCTATCTACTAGACACTGGTAGCAATGACCCACTTACCCCAACCCTGACTTGTGACAACCAGAAACATCTGCAGACACTGCCAAATGTTCTTCTGGGGAAAAATCACCCTCTAGTTGAGAActactagattttttaaaaatttattttagagagagagagagagagtggggaagagggcagggaaagagagagagagagagagagagagagagaggatcttaagcaggctccatgctcagcgtggagcccaacacaggtcttgatcccacgaccctgggatcatgacctgaactgaaatcaagagtcggatgctcaaccaactgagccacccaggtgcccagagaacTACTAGATTAAAAGTTGCAAAATACGGGTTTAAAAAGTGCCTTGTTTTACAAATATCTCCCCCGCCCCTTACAAATGCTGAAATTCCTTTAATCAGATTGTGTCTTTCTTTTCACAATCTTAGATTATAAGGCTTAAACCACAGCTACCAGTTTGAGGTAACTTTGGTGGGAATAATTTCAGTTAAAGTGCAAATAGTCAATCAGTCAGTAATGGCCAAGGGTTAGTTTTCCAAACCTTCCTAAATCGCTGACAAAAAGTCACTGACAAGACAGtttagggagagagtgtgagcttaGAGACAGATTTCCTGAGTTTCAGATCCAGCACctactttctttaaaatcttaGGCATCTGTAAACCAGGGATAATGACAGTGCCTCCCTCCAAGGGCTGTTGTAAGGATTCAACAAGGTAATCCTTATAAACCTTTCAGACCAGTGACCATGAGAGACGTGCTAGGCTGAGCCTTGACAGCAGCAGGGTTTTGGACTGGGATGAGGGACCTGAAGAGACACATAAGAATCTGGACATTATGGTAAAAGGGAAAGGGAGCCAATCAGGAATGAATAAAAAGTTGACCAAGCATCTGTGTTAAGTGCTCCACTGCTACAACCGTTGTCTTGGTGACGTGACTGATCAACGCGTTCGTTATTTTCTGTAGTCTTCCTTGGTGACTTTAAAGCAAAATGCAAGAAAATGGGCGACTGAGTTGACCTGTTAGGGCTGTTAAGAAAGCTGTAGTAGAAGGTCAAGGAGATATGGGGCATAGACTACggggaaaaataaagtcaaaatggtgAGCCTAGGCACtaagttcaaaataaaagaagagaggcCAAAAACAGCCAGTAAACTGGAAGAACTGGGAGGGTTTTGGGTGACTGGAAGTCTCAAGCCAAACAACAGCTCTGGTGGGAGAGGTAGAAGGGCAGGACGTGGTGGACAGAGCAGCTTCATATGTTAGAGATAGAGCAGCTCCAGACGACAGTAGGATACCTTCACGTGGAGGTGAGGGCATTGACCAAATGGAAGCAAGGCCACTTCTTTTTCCCTTGCTCAACGCGAACCACTCTGTTCCTAAGAGGTATCTCATCAAAATGCTTTGTTGGCAAGGAATTCGATAATTCACTGCTCTAGTAAAATCCCTCTCATGTTCTTCTCACTCTTTCAAAAGTCTGTAGTCTGAGTAGTTAAAGATAGAGGTAAAGgtgcaaacagaaataaaatatccattaagGAATATCAAGAGATATActccagacactgttctagatgCCGGGGCCACAGCGGTTAGTGAGATTAGGTCTATGTTCAGATGAAGCTTAAATTCTAAAGGGAGAGACATGGACAAACAagtgaacatatttataaattatttcagataATGAGCAAAGTGCTATGAAAAAAGTAAGTGAcgtgataaaatattttatattgatgcATATATAATATGAggtctatatatacataaaataatatattaagaatatatcCCATTATCTCTTAAGAAATTGGGGTGTAAAGGACAAAAATTATCTAATACAGAACTATGCGCAGAATGAAAAATCACTGATCTGCTGATTCTATTTTTCTGCTCAAGAAATCACACAGatgaattataaatacataatcaagtttttaaagaaaagcatgtTTAAGGACTGGCCCTACCCCTCCACCCCAAGAGTCTTACCTTCCAAGCTAGATCTAGTTAAGAATGCTATCACCCAGCACTTTCTTCTCCAGGCCTGTCAAAACTAAACATTGGAATCTGAGGCCATTTGAGAACAATCTTACAATCCTCGGTTTCTAATTCAAACTCCATGCCTAATTACCACTGTTCTTTCTTCAAAGAACTAAAGCATAAGAATTCTTTTTAGGCTAATTGAATGATACATTAGCCTactcttgtaaaagaaaaatataaccaCTGCCTTGCCTATGGAAGAattccttaagatttttttttttggcatttggtTCCATAGCCAATCCAAACAAGAGCAAGGGTAGATTTTGTTTCTCATCTAGGATCAGGTGAGAGGAAAACAGGGATCTAATGCGGGTGTTCATAAATGTTTTTTCCCTTGCGTACAACTGGGTAATATAGCCAGCGGATCAGGACTTCGTGTTATAACCAAAATCCCAGCCACCACACATGGATAGGGTGTTCCTTGGAGGCCCCGCCAACAGAGGCAGTTAGTGTCAGTGAGCTTCCCGTGGGATTCCAGAACCAGCATTTCTTACTTGTATTTTTGTTCATCATTCCTTTTCAAGCAACTGAAAAGACGCTTAAGGGCACGTTTGTTGTGCTTAAAATATAACTCAAGGTAACCGAATTAAAACCAAATGGATACATTTCACGAATCCTCTTCATAAATGAAGCTTTTGTGGGTATTCTCAAGAAAAACAGTCAGCTAGGCTGTAAGCCTGTGTTCTGGAAGATGGATATTCACATCTCCTGTTCTAGTTCCGTGTGTCTCTGGCACAAATTGATAAGATGTCATAAAATACTGAAGAGAATTTCAGTGACATCTGCAATGGTGTCATTTGTGTTTGAAAGTGACTCTTCCAGGAATATTATCTCAGATAAAGATAATCAGAGTGTGCCTGAGGCCTAACTTGGAGTAACTGGTcctacttcctttcctttcccgtCTGTCTCCCCGAGTGGGAAATGGAGGGAGTCGCCTTCATCTCTGGGGGTAGGAatgttttctttcagcttttcagAGAGTAATCAAGGAATCAGAGCCAAAAAACTGCTCTGGGACATTGAGGCCTGTTGTATAAACACAAATGGTATACATCAGGAAGCTTTATCCTATAGGGAGTCTACCCCTTGTCTCGTCCCTTCTGCTAGACATTTTTCTGTACTTGTCCTCAATCTTCTCTGGAATGTGAAGCCCCATGCAAAAGCAGAAATGCTATGCGCACACTTAATTCCTCACTCTATTTTAATTCACAACAGTATCCCTCAAAAGAGCATGGCCTCTCTGCCATTATGCCTTTCACCTCCAAGACCTCAGTACTCAGTTATCCTACCTGGTGCAGCTAACACCTTCACTGCCCCACTTCTCAAGAGTGAAGGGCCTGGCTTGACCCTCCCAGTCTTATCAAAGCTTTTGTCTGGAGTGTTCAAGTATGTAAGCCCTCAAGGAATAGTAATGTGATGTTTTGGCAAAACTAGAGccttaaaagaatggaaagaaaagtagCTCTTCGAATATGTCTCCTGTAGAGTTTCACATGTTGCATTAAAACCAAACTTTATACTAGGATAATTAATttatcctattaaaaaaattttttttaatgtttatttattgttgagagagagagtgtgtgtgtgaggaggggaggggcagagagagagggaaacaatctgcagcaggctccaggtcctgagctgtcagcacagagccccaagtgaaGCTTAAATTCACgagcagtaagatcatgacctgagctgaagtcagacactcaaccgactgagccacccaggcgcccctaagttatgctgtttttaatgttttctcaaaATTTGATGGCCAAAAGAGCAgaatcaattaatttaatttttataactttgtgTCTCTAAATTGGGGAAAGGTACATCTGTGTTAGATTGCTACATAATATGTTATGCATGCTAATATATTGCTATGCTGTGCTACCTCtgcaaaataattatttgcaTTCTTGGTTAGGGGCTCCTGGTGCATACTAATGAGACAGCTGGATTAAATAACTGATAATCAATTTTACTGACTTTTCTTGagtattaaaatctttttttttattaaatttttttttcaatgtttatttttgagagacagagagagacagagcatgagaggggaggggcagagagagagggagacacagaatcggaagcaggctccaggctctgagctatcagcgcagagcccaatgtggggcttgaacccacggactgtgagatcatgacccaagccaatgtcagaggcttaaccagctgagccacccaggcaccccttaaaatcttttggtgtttttgttttgcagaatATAGTGATATAccaatgagaataataaaaagagCATTTTAAATGTTAGGCAGTGAAAACCAGAACTATATCACTGCACTGTTAAGTTTCCATATGTGATTAGTTTGTCTCTCAAAGTAATATACATTAGCTAAGTGGAGATTTAAGACCTCAGAGTAggactttaaatgtattttgaatgctttcaaatgcattttgttttgctttttaaattgcaCTTCAGcaattaccaaaaagaaaaatgaacctaatTTCCGTATTATGACCTTCATCCAGAATGATGAACAGTATTTAACTTGGGGAAGGTCTTCTTTAAAAGCCAGTATGTCAAATGACCgacttctttctctgactagaACTTATATTTCAGCATTAAAACATACTCTGAGTCCCAAATAACCCTGAATTATAtagaaaggatgaaaaagaactaatttttttgtcttttaatattctGAATGATCTTAATTCTCAAAATACTATTCCAGTGTTTGGAAGATACTTGTAAAGGGGTGTGAATTATAGCAGTTTACGGCTCTTTCCCTTCTATGTAATTGTGTTCTTTATACCAAAAATGTGTAAATATCAGCCACCAAAGCTTAAGCCTCTTGAATTATAAAATGAGGCTATGGCCATCATGCTTTAAACTCACACCCCAGTACACGTGCTCACTCTTGTGCCCTCTACCTGGGATACCATATCCACACGTGTGTCCACTTAAAATAATCTGGGGATTTAAAAACATTCCCAACCCCAGGCTACATCTCAGACCAATTAACTCACATGCCTGGGACACAGTTTTtgaagttccccaggtgattcaggGTACttccaagtttgagaaccaccaccTTGACCAACTTGTTCCTTGGCAAACTTCTGCTCATCCTTCCCATCTCAGTTCATCCTTCTCACCCAGACAGAGGTCTGATGCCTGCCCTGAAGGGGCCAGGCCTTCCTACTATGCCTTCTGCATATCCCTAGCCTGGCAAGCATTAAAGTATGTTGTAACTGCTGACTCACATGCCTGCTTCCTCAAACCACTGTAAAATTCAGGAGTATTTTTACCTTCAGATCCCAGAGTCTAACCCTGTGCCTGGTGTATGGAAGTACTCAATAAATTTATGGAATGACTACtttccccctaaaaaaaaaaagcaaaaatatggagTTATGTTAATATTTACATGCCATGGAGAAAGTAGTCATTTAAGATGTGCTCAAGGTGATGTTTCACTGATGGGCAATGTCTCATATTTAGGAAAACATCATATTGGTGAAAATAGATCTATACCTAAACATcaaaaagaaccataaaatataaCTTTACCTATGAATTTGCATTCTTTACTGTAATAAGTGCAAAAAAACGTGTCCTGTGGTAAGAAATATCTAAAACAACCCATCCTTTCTCAGCTCCACCTCCATTTTGAGTGGATTATGTGTTGTTTTCCAAAGCAATCCTTTCAGAAATTTGTTATGTTTCACGGGGCTATAAAGTGGTTTTTAAGAGTGTTACTTAGTTTACAAAATGCATTATGTAAGAATGTATGTTTATTGGTATTCACTATTAGTATGATCATTATGAGTAAAAAAATATCCACACAGTAAATTTTGTGACAATCTAATTCTAGACAATAAACCCAAtcttaaacatgttttttaaaaagctgtttaaaatattttgctcctTGGATTACCTAATTATATTGCAGCAATGTTTCACAATCTAACaatatgttgttcttttttcttttaagtttatttatttttgggagaaagagcacatgtgcaagttggggaggggcagagagagggagagagagagaatcccaagcaggctccgcactgtcggtgcagagccccatgtggggctcagggctccaactcctgaactgtgagatgtattgaaccaaaatcaagagtggacgcttaaccaactgaaccacccaggtaccctacaATATGTTGTTCTTTATGCACTAGATGCAGAAAGCCTGAAAAGAAATCAGATTTAGGAACTGTTTTCCAAGATAGTAATGTATTACTCCTTTATCTCGTTTATCTTTACTTATGAAATGCTGGATTATCTCATTAGACATCAAATTAATTTAAGATCTTATCAACCAGTGTTTACTGTGCACTCATTCTGAATGCATctaaaaaagtgagagaaaagtGTGAGCCTCCACGTTTAAATGCTTACATTGTCATCAACCAGTGTAagccaatttttaattttactctgtTAATTAAATACAACTACTTTAGAAGACAGTCATTGAAATGTAGTTCTGGTCCTTTTTTCCATAATGGAATTATGACTTTAAATGCAATATCCTTAGACACTGCTGCTTTGCTTTATCAGAAATAAGCTCTGAATGTATTATCAATTGTGAAAAAAGATCACAGCTGCTTCTAAGATTCAGTTCCAGTGTCATAGTTCCTCCATTGTAAAAGCTGTCAATGAGGCAACTATTCCAAGTTAGCTTCAGCCCTAATGAACACAGTGAATTTCTTTTGCCAAGCACACAGACAGGCATACTTTAGACCAGTAACAGCCAgctttacatatttatgtttgGACTAAAAGAGCAGAGCAATTTTTATGTTGGCTTCTGTAAGCATAAATCTGATTTGGGTATTGTCCTTTCTCAGGTCCTCGTCTTCTGGTCTCTTCACCCATTTGTCAGACCCAGAAACATACACAGCCTTACTCCTTTAGTGAAGGGCCCTGGGGGGTATTACTGCTACACTGGCCAGGGGTCACTGGGTCAGCAATCAACATAAGACCTAGGAGGGCAGAAGCCCGGGAGGCGGGAGCACTGTGCACCAGGGGTCTGGGGACGACGTGACTCTCCCTTGGCTCCAGTTCCCAGGAGCAGGTCCTAGTGGGCACAGGTTGACCAAAGAGGCGTAGCTCTTTCCCAGACCCAAGAAAACTCCGTAAAAACACCTTCCGGGGGCCCTTTGCATCACCCGGCGCTCTCTCCAGCCACCTCCAGGAGCTGGCAAATAAAATTTCTGAGGGGTCACGGACACTAAAAGCACAGCCAATAGACGCTGTGTCTACCTTCACAACTGGAGACTCAGGAGGGGAGGCTTGGCTTCCGGGCGACGCCCCCACCATGTAGGATAAAACCCGCGAGGGCGCGGCGTCCCGAGTGGTGGGTGGGCCGGTGGGTGCGGGACAGAAAGACGGGAGGGAAGCTAGGAGTCACGAAGCCTCCTCCGCTGGGATCGCCTCCTCTTAGAGTGGCCTCCCTCCACTCCGTCGTTCAGAATTAGTAAAACGGTGCTCAGGCCAAACAGCCGCCCCCGCCCACCCAGACTTGGGCTCGGGAGGGAGCGTTCCCGGGGAGCGGGGCCGAGCGTCGGAGAGGGCCATTCGGCCAGAAGGGGGGAGCTGACAGTGTCCCCTCCCGCATCCGTCGCGTGAGGGTAAGGGCTAGATGGCAGTGGTCCACGTACGGTGCCCTTCTGGgttctcctccttcctcaggaCCCGAGAGGGGTGGCTCCCTCCGTTTGCTCCCACCTTCGTGTCGCGGCACCCCTCCGCGGGACGCTTGGTTGGGTCCGGGGCGGGGCCGACAGGCGCTCCACGTGCGGCCGCGAGCAAGGCGCTCTGCTCCCGCGGCCCGGCGGCCACCCCCGCCACCTCGGGGCGGGCGTGGGGGCGGAgcctctgggggcggggcgggaggcgtgggcggggggggcggggcggacgCGGAGCGCTCGACAAGCtgccggggcagaggggctgaGAGGAGCCGGGCTGGCGCGGCGCAGGCAGGAAGGGACGAGGACCTGGGAAGAGTCCGACGCCTGGTGCTCCGGGCTTTCTGGGAGGTATGAGCGGGAGCTCGGCGCTTGGGGGCCTCCCAGTCTGTCCCCTGGCCCGGCCTCCGCGCCCCGGCTACCCACTGTGCCCCCTGccggccgggcggcggcggcggcggcggcggctggacGGGACTTTGGGAGGGTTTCTGGGAGTCGAGAGCCCTAGCGAAAGCAGTGTCTTCCCTGCGTCTTTCTTCGCCTTCTTTTTGCTTCCTCGACTCTGGGCTTCGGGCACCGGGCTGGAAGGTCGCCTCTCCGCGGGTCAGAGCTCGCCCACGCCGGGGCGGGAGGCCGGGGCCCCGGGGCAGCCGAGCCAGGCAGCGGGGGAGGCGCGGAGCTCCGGGGCCGCCTCTGCGGCGAGGGCGGGAGGCCGGCCGGAGCTGCGGGCTGCTCCCCGGGCTCACGGTGCCGCGCTCGGCTCTCCAGTGGTCTCTGGCGCGCTGTTCCGGGGGCGCCTGTCGGTTGCGCCCCATCGGTCGCCACTTTGACGGGGCGCCGGGGCCAGCGCGTGAACCCTAAATTCCTGGGTGCCCTGCCGCCTGTTGTGCGTGCTCCGGGGGAGGGCAGCCCGGCTGCGGGAAGGGACCCGAGAGCAGCCTCTGCCCCACGGTCCCTGAAAGTGTCTAGTCGGGGAGCCCGAGATTGAGCTGGGGCTCGGCGGCGCCAGAAGGGGGCCTCGGTGGGATGCTAGTGGGGGGCGCGGCCTGCAGAATTTGGGTTCCTGGAGGTGCTTGCGGCGCGCAGGCCCGGCCCGGGGCAGCAGAGACCACCAGCCTGTCCTCGAGGAGGACCAGGAACTGTCACGTATGGACCGCTGGGGGCCACCCGTGTGAGATCCACAGGGCTTAATAACAGTACCTCGAGTCCTGGGACAGCGTAACCTAATAGTGAGGGCGTTTTCTTTAGGgcatgaataaatggaaaggtgtcaaaataagcatattttaaagttgaaaCGAAAACTGGCAGATTTTCAGGTCGTGCAGTTGTGAAGTTAAGTGTCCAAAGAAATATTAGCTCTTTTACACccttttcgtttttattttttggcaaaaATCTGTTTTGCCAGAATTTCCCTCAGGAGCTTTGCATGGCCCACAGTGGGGCAGGAAAACTTGAGCAAGCGTTCTCAGGTTGCTTTTGACTTCAAGCCTGTGCTCTCCAGGTTTTTTGAGTGTGCAGAAAAAGtgtctgattctgtttttctctgggATCCGACGATGTTTGTTTATTGGGTTTATAAGCATctatttaaattcagtttttgCACGAAATACTCCCCGTTGCCACAGGGTGTAGTTTAGGGATTAGAAAATACTGTTGGAGAAAGCTGCTAGTGGCTTCATTTTCCAAGAATGTaagtcatttcctttctgtgattTCAGGGAGTTGATATTTCACAGCATCAAAACTTTGTGGGGAAAATTTTCCGTAATACATCTGTCATTAAAAAGGCTTTTGACTTTTGGATTTTGTCTTCTTAGAGCAGCACATAAATTTAGGCTCAGCAATGTTAAAGGATAAGAAGTTTTTCAGAAACTGCAGCATTATGAGAGTCTTGTAGAAAGTAATTTTAACAACCACCAAGACTTACAGCCTGCACCAtcgagatgggggaggggagaagaccagaggagagaggcaggaaaacaGATGCTTTTGCTGTTGTCCTTTGTAGTACAAAACTTGTAGCAGTTAATCATTTTCCTTGGGTGTggttttgag
Proteins encoded:
- the LOC122468100 gene encoding translation initiation factor IF-2-like, giving the protein MGRNRQAPPEQRARDHWRAERGTVSPGSSPQLRPASRPRRRGGPGAPRLPRCLARLPRGPGLPPRRGRALTRGEATFQPGARSPESRKQKEGEERRREDTAFARALDSQKPSQSPVQPPPPPPPPGRQGAQWVAGARRPGQGTDWEAPKRRAPAHTSQKARSTRRRTLPRSSSLPACAAPARLLSAPLPRQLVERSASAPPPPPTPPAPPPEAPPPRPPRGGGGGRRAAGAERLARGRTWSACRPRPGPNQASRGGVPRHEGGSKRREPPLSGPEEGGEPRRAPYVDHCHLALTLTRRMREGTLSAPPFWPNGPLRRSAPLPGNAPSRAQVWVGGGGCLA